The Desulfuromonas versatilis genome has a segment encoding these proteins:
- a CDS encoding FmdB family zinc ribbon protein gives MPTYEYRCRKCQKDFVEVMSMAEHDQAKIQCPACKSGEVAQQYSVFYAKTSKKS, from the coding sequence ATGCCGACCTACGAATATCGCTGCCGCAAGTGCCAGAAGGATTTTGTCGAGGTCATGAGCATGGCCGAGCACGACCAGGCGAAAATCCAGTGCCCGGCCTGCAAGAGCGGGGAAGTCGCCCAGCAGTACTCGGTGTTCTATGCCAAGACCAGCAAAAAAAGCTGA
- the cbiQ gene encoding cobalt ECF transporter T component CbiQ, with translation MTEVARIALPLWQILLLLVPPALLAAALAGLRYLGRSRRERSEERDWSVPALVQGSGNSPFHRWDVRCKLATLLGYAFMVASLQQLPSALAAVALSAAALAVARTPLPRVLLRLLAVCGFLGMLLVVMPFSAPAHPGDTLLIFGGLEGLGFNLRGLQLAGTIAAKGVAIALLSEPLFATAPLPVTLHGLARLGAPEMVGQMVLLSHRYLHVFRHEAQRMAAGMQVRGFRKRTSVATLQAVANFLGMLFVRSFERTERVFEAMQARGYRGRFPEPAELRLRRSDLLLGAACLALGITLVAFDRLWF, from the coding sequence ATGACTGAGGTCGCCCGCATCGCGTTGCCGCTCTGGCAGATCCTGCTGCTGCTGGTGCCGCCGGCCCTGCTGGCGGCGGCGCTGGCCGGGCTGCGCTACCTGGGCCGCAGCCGCCGGGAGCGCAGCGAGGAGCGCGATTGGTCGGTCCCGGCCCTGGTGCAGGGGAGCGGCAACTCGCCCTTCCATCGTTGGGACGTGCGCTGCAAGCTGGCCACCCTGCTGGGCTACGCCTTTATGGTCGCCTCGCTCCAGCAGCTGCCCTCGGCCCTGGCGGCGGTGGCGCTTTCGGCGGCGGCCCTGGCGGTGGCCCGCACCCCCCTGCCCCGGGTGCTGCTGCGGCTGCTGGCGGTGTGCGGTTTTCTCGGCATGCTGCTGGTGGTCATGCCCTTTTCCGCCCCGGCGCATCCGGGGGATACGCTGCTGATCTTCGGCGGCCTGGAGGGCCTCGGCTTCAACCTGCGCGGCCTGCAGCTGGCGGGGACCATCGCCGCCAAGGGGGTGGCCATCGCCCTGCTCAGCGAGCCGCTGTTCGCCACCGCCCCGCTGCCGGTGACCCTGCACGGCCTGGCGCGCCTGGGAGCCCCGGAGATGGTCGGGCAGATGGTGCTGCTCAGCCACCGCTACCTGCACGTTTTCCGCCACGAGGCGCAGCGCATGGCCGCGGGCATGCAGGTGCGCGGCTTTCGCAAGCGCACCAGCGTCGCCACCCTGCAGGCGGTGGCCAACTTTCTCGGCATGCTCTTCGTACGCAGCTTCGAGCGGACCGAGCGGGTCTTCGAGGCCATGCAGGCCCGCGGCTATCGCGGCCGGTTTCCCGAGCCGGCCGAGCTGCGCCTGCGGCGAAGCGATCTGCTGCTGGGCGCGGCCTGCCTGGCTCTGGGGATCACCCTGGTCGCTTTCGACCGGCTGTGGTTCTAA
- a CDS encoding ABC transporter ATP-binding protein, with product MHELNRPTPLPSPASALFALRGLGHRYPDGTAALQSVDLEVAAGDRIALVGHNGSGKTTLVKLLCGLLRPSAGTLEYKGEALRGPHLELARPEIGLLFQDPDDQLFGHTVLDDVAFGPRNQGLSAPLAEQAARRALQQVDLLHLAFKAPHNLSFGQKKRAALAGLLAMNPQVLILDEPTANLDRRQEELFLSLLRNFPGTLICISHDLIFLYELCSRAVVLDAGHVHHDYTLRELVTQRQALREHGLDFSFRFTLAPDAAAPPAADPPAPSQQTTAEVPPLVALRDYRYRYPDGTQALRGLDLEIRPGERLAIVGENGAGKTTLLSCLLGLHQGRGSFSLAGRPVNRRRRRELWRQVGMVFQDCADQLFCPSVAEEAAFGLRQLGYPQEEIRQRTAKALARVRLEGFEERVPLHLSGGERKRLALACVLAMEPQLLILDEPTAGLDPQGEELLLEILRELDCTLLLVSHDMFFIGELTRRTLVMHQGRIVGDLATAEFLQDGSLASLNGLAFTYRQRCSSAIRGLQHAHEHSHRHRHLHEHRHRHGSLEHSHPHEHEHEHHHQFVHAHPPGHGGHAHPPRSLHDHEHPGHEEEEHDHEHGPD from the coding sequence GTGCACGAACTGAACCGCCCCACCCCACTGCCGAGCCCCGCCTCCGCCCTGTTTGCCCTGCGCGGTCTCGGTCACCGCTACCCGGACGGCACGGCGGCCCTGCAGAGCGTCGACCTGGAGGTGGCGGCCGGGGACCGCATCGCCCTGGTCGGCCACAACGGCTCCGGCAAGACCACCCTGGTCAAGCTGCTCTGCGGGCTGCTGAGGCCAAGCGCCGGCACCCTGGAGTACAAGGGGGAGGCGCTTCGCGGGCCCCACCTGGAGCTGGCCCGCCCGGAGATCGGCCTGCTTTTCCAGGACCCGGACGACCAGCTGTTCGGCCATACCGTCCTCGACGACGTCGCCTTCGGGCCGCGCAACCAGGGGCTTTCCGCGCCCCTGGCCGAACAGGCGGCCCGCCGCGCGCTGCAGCAGGTGGACCTGCTGCACCTGGCCTTCAAGGCGCCGCACAACCTGAGCTTCGGCCAGAAAAAGCGCGCGGCCCTGGCCGGTCTGCTGGCCATGAACCCGCAGGTGCTGATCCTCGACGAGCCGACCGCCAATCTCGACCGCCGCCAGGAGGAGCTCTTTCTGAGCCTGCTGCGGAATTTTCCCGGGACCCTGATCTGCATCAGCCACGACCTGATCTTCCTCTACGAGCTCTGCTCGCGGGCAGTGGTGCTGGACGCCGGGCACGTGCATCACGATTACACCCTGCGCGAGCTGGTCACCCAGCGCCAGGCGCTGCGCGAACACGGGCTCGACTTTTCCTTCCGCTTCACCCTCGCCCCCGACGCAGCCGCACCGCCGGCCGCGGACCCTCCGGCCCCGTCCCAGCAGACAACCGCCGAAGTGCCCCCCCTGGTCGCCCTGCGCGACTACCGCTATCGCTATCCGGACGGCACCCAGGCGCTGCGCGGTCTGGACCTGGAGATCCGGCCCGGCGAGCGGCTGGCCATCGTCGGCGAGAACGGTGCGGGCAAGACCACCCTGCTCTCCTGCCTGCTCGGCCTGCACCAGGGGCGCGGCAGCTTCAGCCTGGCGGGAAGGCCGGTCAACCGCAGGCGGCGCCGGGAGCTCTGGCGGCAGGTGGGGATGGTCTTCCAGGACTGCGCCGATCAACTTTTCTGCCCGAGCGTCGCCGAGGAGGCGGCCTTCGGTCTGCGTCAGCTCGGCTACCCCCAGGAGGAGATCCGCCAGCGGACCGCCAAGGCCCTGGCCCGGGTGCGCCTCGAGGGGTTCGAGGAGCGGGTTCCGCTGCATCTCTCCGGGGGCGAGCGCAAGCGCCTGGCGCTGGCCTGCGTGCTGGCCATGGAACCGCAGCTGTTGATCCTCGACGAACCGACCGCCGGACTCGATCCCCAGGGGGAGGAACTGCTGCTGGAGATCCTGCGCGAGCTCGACTGCACCCTGCTGCTGGTCAGCCACGACATGTTTTTTATCGGCGAGTTGACCCGGCGAACCCTGGTGATGCACCAGGGCCGGATCGTCGGCGACCTGGCCACCGCCGAATTTTTGCAGGACGGCAGCCTGGCCAGCCTCAACGGCCTGGCCTTCACCTACCGGCAGCGCTGCAGCAGCGCTATCCGCGGACTGCAGCACGCCCACGAGCACAGCCACCGGCACCGGCACCTGCACGAGCATCGCCACCGGCACGGCAGCCTGGAGCACAGCCACCCCCACGAACACGAGCATGAACACCACCACCAGTTTGTCCATGCCCATCCCCCGGGGCATGGCGGCCACGCCCATCCCCCCCGGAGCCTGCATGACCACGAGCATCCCGGCCACGAGGAGGAAGAGCACGACCATGAGCACGGCCCGGACTGA
- a CDS encoding nucleoside-diphosphate sugar epimerase/dehydratase, which translates to MRVLIIGAGRTGAKVIQQLQKNPDIVILTADPRKELFAVEQGIIEKVDIREALTPLTLAHVLEKTTPDLVLLAMPTEDMGLGRAPGMDILAGALREELAALAKVPVIEVARAVR; encoded by the coding sequence ATGCGCGTTCTAATTATCGGCGCCGGCCGCACCGGCGCCAAGGTCATCCAGCAGCTGCAGAAAAACCCTGATATCGTGATCCTGACCGCCGACCCGCGCAAGGAACTCTTTGCGGTGGAGCAGGGGATTATCGAGAAGGTAGACATCCGCGAGGCCCTGACCCCCCTGACCCTGGCACATGTGCTGGAAAAGACCACGCCGGACCTGGTATTGCTGGCCATGCCGACCGAGGATATGGGTCTGGGCAGAGCCCCCGGAATGGACATCCTGGCCGGGGCGTTGCGCGAGGAGTTGGCCGCCCTGGCCAAGGTCCCGGTGATCGAGGTGGCCAGGGCGGTGCGGTGA
- a CDS encoding mechanosensitive ion channel family protein, producing the protein MPWEPEFWTETLRRILSEIMAWLPTLGAVLLLLIVGWGVARLVQAILAGLLRRLRLDRLAERAGATRFLRDMGMEPSASKLIARLVFWLVLLVFILAAAESLGMRGVTDTLEELVAYLPRVLAAGLILLLGGLVARVVGKALGASAGQAGIKGGLALGQAVRYVILIFVVVLALGQLGVETILLVTTATVLIASAALALAVAFGWGSRDLARNIMAGLHAREEFAPGQMLSVQNYTGRLESIGPIKAALETEAGRVSLPNSVLIEEVVIILAEDKKTS; encoded by the coding sequence ATGCCCTGGGAACCGGAATTCTGGACGGAAACGCTGCGTCGGATTCTTAGCGAGATCATGGCCTGGCTTCCAACCCTTGGGGCCGTGCTTCTCTTGCTTATTGTCGGCTGGGGGGTGGCCCGCCTGGTGCAGGCCATCCTCGCTGGGCTCCTGCGCCGACTGCGACTCGACCGACTGGCGGAACGGGCGGGCGCCACCCGGTTTCTCAGGGACATGGGGATGGAGCCCTCCGCATCGAAGCTGATCGCCCGACTGGTGTTCTGGCTGGTGCTGCTGGTTTTCATCCTGGCGGCGGCCGAAAGCCTGGGAATGCGGGGAGTGACCGATACCCTGGAGGAGCTGGTCGCCTATCTGCCCAGGGTGCTGGCCGCGGGACTGATTCTGCTGCTGGGTGGGCTGGTGGCCCGTGTAGTGGGGAAAGCGCTGGGGGCCTCGGCGGGGCAGGCCGGGATCAAGGGGGGGCTGGCCCTGGGGCAGGCAGTCCGGTACGTCATCCTGATCTTCGTCGTGGTGCTGGCCCTGGGGCAGCTGGGGGTGGAGACCATTCTGCTGGTCACCACCGCGACCGTCCTGATCGCCTCTGCGGCCCTGGCTCTGGCGGTGGCGTTTGGCTGGGGCAGCCGCGACCTGGCCCGTAACATCATGGCCGGGCTGCACGCCCGGGAGGAGTTCGCCCCCGGCCAGATGCTGAGCGTTCAGAACTACACCGGCCGACTGGAGAGCATCGGCCCCATCAAGGCGGCGCTCGAAACCGAAGCCGGCCGGGTGTCGCTGCCCAATTCCGTGCTCATCGAGGAGGTCGTCATCATCCTCGCTGAGGATAAGAAAACGTCATGA
- a CDS encoding SIR2 family NAD-dependent protein deacylase has product MGKILSLEAERCAEMIRNANTVVALTGAGISTAAGIPDFRGPRGLYVTRRYDPEMVFEIRWFHRTPEYFYEFSRDFVAAVREIRPTFTHRFLAALEQQGRLSGVITQNIDMLHQLAGSRRVVELHGSYRSATCTGCGRRYRDLSYQWWEKAMLSGPSPPVAACASCNGALKPDIVFFGELVNGFAQAEQLVARCDLLLVLGSTLQVTPASYLPYGTQAPIIVVNRGEVTLPPGPERYLVEEDLDAYFRQVAGFLGIGQPR; this is encoded by the coding sequence ATGGGAAAAATTTTGAGCCTGGAAGCGGAACGCTGTGCCGAGATGATCCGCAACGCGAATACCGTGGTCGCCCTGACCGGGGCGGGGATCTCCACCGCGGCGGGGATCCCCGATTTCCGCGGGCCCCGGGGGCTCTACGTGACCCGCCGCTACGACCCCGAAATGGTCTTCGAGATCCGCTGGTTCCATCGTACGCCCGAGTATTTTTACGAGTTCTCCCGGGATTTTGTGGCGGCGGTGAGGGAGATCCGGCCGACCTTCACCCACCGCTTTCTGGCCGCGCTCGAGCAGCAGGGGCGCCTTTCGGGTGTCATCACCCAGAACATCGACATGCTCCACCAGTTGGCCGGCAGCCGCCGGGTCGTCGAACTGCACGGCTCCTACCGCTCCGCCACCTGCACGGGGTGCGGCAGGCGCTATCGGGACCTGAGTTACCAGTGGTGGGAAAAGGCCATGCTCAGCGGCCCGTCGCCGCCGGTAGCCGCCTGCGCCTCCTGCAACGGGGCGTTGAAACCGGACATCGTGTTCTTCGGCGAACTGGTCAATGGCTTCGCGCAGGCCGAACAGTTGGTGGCCCGCTGCGATCTGCTGCTGGTCCTTGGCTCCACCCTCCAGGTCACCCCGGCGTCCTACCTTCCCTACGGGACGCAGGCGCCGATCATCGTCGTCAATCGCGGCGAGGTGACGCTCCCCCCGGGCCCCGAGCGCTACCTGGTCGAGGAAGATCTCGACGCCTATTTCCGCCAGGTCGCGGGTTTTCTGGGAATTGGACAGCCTCGATGA
- a CDS encoding CapA family protein: protein MPGRNQNRDRTLSIFLCGDLMTGRGIDQILPHPGDPRLHEPVVEDARRYVELAERAHGPIPRGCVFAYPWGDALAELQRRAPDLRLANLETSITVSNDYWPGKGINYRMHPKNAPVLSAAGIGVCALGNNHVLDWGYAGLAETLRVLDQTGIRHAGAGASRRETEAPAVVALPGKGRGRVLVFSFGAASSGIPGGWAATDDRAGVALLPDFSATTIEQIRRRIAAARRPGDLVIASLHWGGNWGYAIPHPHRSFAHRLIDEAGVDLVHGHSSHHPIGIEVYRERLILYGCGDLLTDYEGIAGYEEFRADLGLLYFAELHPRTRTLAALEMVPLQTRNFRLQRASKADARWLMEVLNREGRGLGTRTEITQENALRLLWE, encoded by the coding sequence ATGCCGGGCAGGAACCAAAACCGGGACCGCACCCTCAGCATCTTCCTGTGCGGCGATCTGATGACCGGCCGCGGCATCGACCAGATCCTGCCCCACCCCGGCGACCCGCGCCTGCATGAGCCTGTGGTGGAGGATGCCCGGCGCTACGTGGAGCTGGCCGAAAGGGCCCACGGTCCGATCCCCCGCGGCTGCGTTTTCGCCTATCCCTGGGGCGACGCCCTGGCCGAGCTGCAGCGGCGTGCGCCGGATCTGCGCCTGGCCAACCTCGAGACCAGCATCACCGTCAGCAACGATTATTGGCCGGGCAAGGGGATCAACTACCGGATGCACCCGAAAAACGCGCCGGTACTCTCCGCCGCCGGCATCGGGGTCTGCGCCCTGGGCAACAACCACGTGCTCGACTGGGGTTACGCGGGGCTGGCGGAGACTCTTCGCGTTCTGGACCAGACCGGCATCCGCCACGCCGGAGCCGGGGCCTCCCGGCGCGAGACCGAAGCGCCGGCGGTGGTGGCGCTGCCCGGCAAGGGCCGGGGGCGGGTACTGGTGTTCAGCTTCGGGGCCGCGAGCAGCGGCATTCCCGGCGGCTGGGCCGCCACCGACGACCGGGCCGGGGTCGCCCTGCTGCCGGATTTCTCCGCAACGACCATCGAGCAGATCCGCAGGCGGATCGCCGCCGCCAGGCGCCCCGGCGACCTGGTCATCGCCTCGCTCCACTGGGGCGGCAACTGGGGCTACGCCATCCCCCACCCGCACCGCAGCTTCGCCCACCGGCTGATCGACGAGGCCGGCGTCGACCTGGTCCACGGCCACTCCTCCCATCACCCCATCGGTATCGAGGTCTACCGGGAGCGGCTGATCCTTTACGGCTGCGGCGACCTGCTCACCGACTACGAGGGGATCGCCGGCTACGAGGAATTTCGCGCCGATCTGGGCCTGCTGTATTTCGCCGAGCTCCACCCCAGAACCCGAACCCTCGCCGCCCTGGAGATGGTGCCGCTGCAGACCCGCAACTTCCGCCTGCAGCGCGCCTCAAAGGCCGACGCCCGCTGGCTGATGGAAGTGCTCAACCGCGA
- a CDS encoding DASS family sodium-coupled anion symporter, whose product MTENHVAAADYVGGRLSPEELRRADAHLTECARCRRAVAALRGRRADGMGSSLRRFAGRLLVGELTFLEPLLRRLPFRAGPKEEGENAELEPIRVLKPRAKTGLRGGAALLGRFGLVLAITLGVLLLPTPPGLSAEGHRALAAFAFTAAILALEPVSLPIAALMVPLAQVALGVATTPQALETFSRPVVFLILGSLFMAEALRKHGLTRRLALTVIVASGGGVKMVLLGLMGLAAVFSMWVENTATAAMLIPVAMTISSQVEDPEEARALLVLLVLGLAYSASLGGMATIMGAAPNAVASSFLAQIGPWTFFDWMKYGLPAFLLIFPLTWWVLVKLAPVPVKRLDVQPARQQVKEMGPMSRTEREILLLLAAAAILWIGGPTFEAALGLPSTLLSSAMVAVIAVSYLAVREIINWEDLKGVSWGIFLIIGAGLSLGETLTRSGVTDWFAALLSPVISEAPLLVSLVLLVFVSALLTNLLNNTTITAVFVPILISLARDNPAFDPVQLVLPVTLATTFGYSLPSASGRMALIAATGILTRTEMMRYGLIITLISSVALALFFYALALLGWI is encoded by the coding sequence ATGACCGAGAATCATGTCGCTGCCGCCGATTATGTTGGGGGGCGCCTGTCCCCCGAGGAACTCCGGAGGGCCGACGCCCATTTGACCGAGTGCGCCCGATGCCGAAGGGCGGTGGCTGCCTTGCGCGGAAGACGGGCCGACGGCATGGGTTCCAGTTTGCGCCGCTTTGCCGGTCGCCTGCTGGTGGGCGAGCTGACCTTTCTGGAGCCGCTGTTGCGCCGCCTGCCGTTTCGGGCCGGGCCAAAGGAAGAGGGCGAAAACGCGGAGCTCGAGCCGATCCGGGTACTGAAACCCCGGGCCAAAACCGGGCTGCGGGGGGGCGCCGCCCTGCTCGGACGTTTCGGCCTGGTACTGGCGATCACCCTAGGCGTCCTGCTGCTCCCCACCCCGCCGGGCCTTTCGGCCGAGGGGCACCGCGCGCTGGCGGCCTTCGCCTTTACCGCAGCCATCCTCGCCCTGGAACCGGTTTCCCTGCCCATCGCCGCGCTGATGGTCCCCCTGGCCCAGGTGGCCCTGGGGGTGGCCACCACCCCCCAAGCCCTCGAAACCTTTTCGAGGCCGGTGGTTTTTCTCATCCTCGGCAGTCTGTTTATGGCCGAGGCGCTGCGCAAGCACGGCCTGACCCGCCGGCTCGCCCTGACGGTCATCGTCGCCTCGGGCGGGGGGGTGAAAATGGTGCTGCTGGGGCTGATGGGGCTGGCTGCGGTGTTTTCCATGTGGGTCGAGAACACCGCCACCGCCGCCATGCTCATCCCCGTGGCCATGACCATCTCCAGCCAAGTCGAAGACCCGGAGGAGGCCCGCGCCCTGCTGGTGCTGCTGGTGCTCGGGCTGGCCTACAGCGCCAGCCTCGGCGGCATGGCGACGATCATGGGCGCCGCCCCCAATGCGGTGGCCTCCAGCTTTCTGGCGCAGATCGGCCCCTGGACCTTTTTCGACTGGATGAAGTACGGCCTGCCGGCCTTCCTGCTGATCTTCCCGCTGACCTGGTGGGTCCTGGTCAAGCTGGCCCCGGTACCGGTCAAGCGGCTCGACGTGCAGCCGGCCCGCCAGCAGGTCAAGGAGATGGGGCCGATGAGCCGCACCGAGCGGGAGATCCTGCTGCTGCTGGCCGCCGCCGCCATCCTGTGGATCGGTGGGCCTACCTTCGAAGCGGCCCTGGGCCTGCCCTCGACCCTGCTCTCCTCGGCCATGGTCGCGGTCATTGCGGTCTCCTATCTGGCGGTGCGCGAGATCATCAACTGGGAGGATCTCAAGGGGGTGAGCTGGGGGATCTTCCTCATCATCGGCGCCGGCCTCTCCCTTGGCGAAACCCTGACCCGCAGCGGCGTCACCGACTGGTTCGCCGCCCTGCTCAGCCCGGTGATCTCCGAGGCTCCCCTGCTGGTGAGCCTGGTGCTGCTGGTGTTCGTCTCGGCGCTTTTGACCAACCTGCTCAACAACACCACCATCACCGCCGTGTTTGTACCCATCCTGATCAGCCTGGCGCGGGACAACCCGGCCTTTGATCCGGTGCAGCTGGTGCTGCCGGTCACCCTGGCCACCACCTTCGGCTATTCGCTCCCCTCGGCCTCGGGGCGCATGGCCCTGATCGCCGCCACCGGCATCCTCACCCGCACCGAGATGATGCGCTACGGTCTGATCATCACCCTGATCAGTTCGGTGGCCCTGGCCCTGTTTTTTTACGCCCTGGCACTTCTGGGCTGGATCTAG
- a CDS encoding carboxypeptidase regulatory-like domain-containing protein, with translation MKNLPRICCLALLSLLLVAGTALAHKVNLFAYVEGGTVYTESYFPDGSRVGGGKVQVYDGQDSMLLEGTTDQEGLFSFPVPKIDDLTIVIEAGMGHKNSFRLNRAELEGGR, from the coding sequence ATGAAGAACCTGCCGCGCATCTGTTGCCTTGCCCTGCTGTCGCTATTGTTGGTGGCCGGCACCGCCCTCGCCCACAAGGTCAACCTCTTCGCCTACGTCGAAGGAGGGACGGTCTATACCGAAAGTTATTTCCCCGACGGATCCAGGGTGGGCGGCGGGAAGGTCCAGGTCTACGACGGCCAGGACAGCATGCTGCTGGAAGGGACGACCGACCAGGAAGGCCTGTTCAGCTTTCCGGTGCCGAAAATCGACGATCTGACCATCGTGATCGAGGCGGGCATGGGCCACAAAAACAGTTTTCGGCTGAACAGGGCCGAGCTGGAGGGGGGCAGATGA
- the cbiM gene encoding cobalt transporter CbiM: MHISDGVLPTSVAIGSYLLSAGLAAWSARRTRSADLPRVAVVSAAFFVASLIHVPFGPTSVHLLIPGLAGALLGASAFLAIGLGLLLQSLLFQFGGLTALGANALMMGIPALACGWIFQHFKGQGRKRQATVGGLVGALGTALSALVLALLLISGGEDFLGVAKIALLAHLPVFVIEGLVSAFTIGFLARVKPELLEPAFLRGAGEFHD; this comes from the coding sequence ATGCATATCTCCGACGGTGTTCTGCCCACCTCGGTGGCGATCGGCAGCTATCTGCTCAGCGCCGGCCTGGCCGCCTGGAGTGCCCGCCGCACCCGCAGCGCCGACCTGCCAAGGGTCGCGGTGGTCAGCGCGGCCTTTTTCGTCGCCTCCTTGATCCACGTCCCCTTCGGCCCCACCAGCGTGCATCTGCTGATTCCCGGCTTGGCCGGCGCCCTGCTCGGGGCCTCGGCGTTTCTGGCCATTGGCCTGGGCCTGCTGCTGCAGAGCCTGCTGTTTCAGTTCGGCGGCCTGACCGCCCTGGGCGCCAATGCCCTGATGATGGGGATCCCGGCGCTAGCCTGCGGCTGGATCTTCCAGCACTTCAAGGGGCAGGGGCGCAAACGCCAGGCCACTGTCGGCGGCCTGGTCGGGGCCCTGGGGACAGCCCTCTCGGCGCTGGTTCTGGCGCTGCTGCTGATCAGCGGCGGGGAGGATTTCCTCGGCGTCGCCAAGATCGCCCTGCTTGCCCACCTGCCGGTCTTCGTCATCGAGGGGTTGGTCAGCGCCTTCACCATCGGGTTTCTCGCCCGGGTCAAGCCGGAGCTGCTGGAGCCCGCCTTCCTGCGCGGGGCCGGGGAGTTCCATGACTGA
- a CDS encoding DUF4198 domain-containing protein: protein MKAALLLLALLLAATPAPAHFGAVIPADDILTQDDEKVLNLQVKFIHPLEGHYMEMARPRRFGVQHGGQQTDLLASLQPARGGGPEQEETFTFWNAEFQVRRPGDYTFFVEPTPYWEPVEDKFILHYTKVCVNALGLEDGWDQPLGLETEIIPLSRPYGLWTGNLFSGQVLLKGQPVPFAEVEVEYLNASPDNPATIHPPADPYVTQVVKADANGVFHYAMPRAGWWGFAALSEADWTLKQEDQEKPVEIGAVIWVHTIDMH, encoded by the coding sequence ATGAAAGCTGCCCTCCTGCTGCTGGCCCTGCTGCTCGCGGCCACCCCGGCGCCAGCCCACTTCGGGGCCGTCATCCCCGCCGACGATATCCTCACCCAGGACGACGAAAAAGTTTTGAACCTCCAGGTGAAATTCATCCACCCCCTGGAAGGGCACTACATGGAGATGGCCAGGCCCCGGCGCTTCGGCGTCCAGCACGGCGGGCAGCAGACCGATCTGCTTGCCAGTCTCCAGCCGGCCAGAGGGGGCGGCCCCGAGCAGGAAGAAACGTTCACCTTCTGGAACGCCGAGTTCCAGGTCCGCCGCCCCGGGGACTACACCTTCTTCGTCGAACCCACACCCTACTGGGAACCGGTGGAGGACAAGTTCATCCTCCACTATACCAAGGTCTGCGTCAACGCCCTCGGGCTCGAAGACGGCTGGGATCAGCCCCTTGGCCTGGAAACCGAGATCATTCCCCTCTCCCGCCCCTACGGCCTGTGGACCGGCAACCTGTTTTCCGGCCAGGTGCTTCTCAAGGGCCAGCCCGTCCCCTTCGCCGAAGTGGAGGTGGAATACCTCAACGCCTCGCCGGACAACCCCGCGACCATCCACCCGCCGGCCGATCCCTACGTGACCCAGGTGGTCAAGGCCGACGCCAACGGCGTTTTCCACTACGCCATGCCCAGGGCAGGCTGGTGGGGGTTCGCCGCCCTCTCCGAGGCCGATTGGACGCTCAAGCAAGAGGACCAGGAAAAACCCGTGGAGATCGGCGCCGTCATCTGGGTGCACACCATCGACATGCACTAG